A single Drechmeria coniospora strain ARSEF 6962 chromosome 03, whole genome shotgun sequence DNA region contains:
- a CDS encoding nuclear pore complex protein: MMSTKVDNEELNAISPGPEVEEFAHALDACLVPGLSVAEKRARVLDLPRKYHEIATQRLIQKKSPQDGRNDADMDVDEQEPPVTDAKQREEISQLEMEVQTWDLFRRLLPLRYCESRPRNSHLFSVQPAKETKSQTLPEFIDTDPIFTERRAVLRWLQTNASSGPDIDELVRELQQNADRGDIIAHGWLHTRSKIKLRKSMTAWPHLLERQSTNVTSSHVGSGGVPLITHLDPDAPTRQDRKLEPQDEYFERAIWLGCFEHLRRGSSLASIREWCQERTEMWRAVSMSAMLLPAEGQESPEGAPPASIALWRRMCLSLARNGGTDNYERAVYGLLSGDVQSVEKVARSWDDVLFAHYNALLRSQADTFLLGHCPPEMASSLAQSFPSSEAVQLHGDGDTVERRLIASLECQSSTMEEALEPNKALQAALIANDIDRHLYEQALIMAEHANKDRPSRLLPRPSPSNLNIARRKFFGLDQHDGIRLVAHIYVVIALLRQLDELEGEHLASSSNALWRSGQENILAGYTDFLALAKTEELIPLYCSILQPPRQYDVLSWNMIDEQDPEKRILQLKLINRVGIDVLKFTETLAKLVYDDLDHRGSSVGVTETFTILLDGSSTARYGRGIQADFLGDDEAIISPKDERMIRSLEWLLQVQAAWPEVLRMGVQVYKYFFRNKRLLAARKLMERVQFDIIWQNVTDQQTPDWSLHETVDFWAQQLNQGGIVGVRPEEVALNVRIFRELECLAKALDGLETVGSLMELSAEAPSGDRKFWTGVGDAVKVLKERMQPLLGGWLLTGTDNSDEELAALRQTYLPETILSFISGLHYAGTGLSRDNLLDCMELASVIAERNSDLAQTFVKAGRMTELVEALAACSKALAVASTEKRAISSSNKKLREMGWSRNLWAIQQ, encoded by the exons ATGATGTCTACAAAGGTAGACAACGAGGAGCTTAATGCTATCAGCCCGGGGCCAGAAGTCGAAGAGTTCGCCCATGCTCTGGACGCCTGCCTTGTGCCTGGGTTGAGCGTGGCCGAGAAAAGGGCCCGAGTTCTTGACCTGCCACGAAAATACCATGAGATTGCAACCCAACGACTTATCCAGAAGAAGAGCCCGCAAGACGGACGAAATGACGCCGACATGGATGTTGACGAGCAGGAACCCCCTGTGACAGACGCCAAACAACGTGAAGAAATATCACAGCTGGAAATGGAGGTGCAAACCTGGGATCTTTTCCGAAGACTGCTCCCCTTGCGATATTGCGAATCTCGGCCGAGAAATTCGCACCTGTTTTCGGTGCAACCGGCCAAGGAGACTAAATCGCAGACCTTGCCCGAGTTCATCGACACCGACCCCATCTTCACGGAGCGTCGTGCCGTGCTTCGGTGGCTGCAAACGAACGCATCAAGCGGTCCGGATATCGACGAGCTGGTGCGCGAATTGCAGCAAAACGCCGACAGGGGGGACATCATCGCCCATGGCTGGCTTCACACTCGCTCCAAGATCAAGCTGAGGAAAAGCATGACGGCATGGCCGCATCTTTTGGAACGTCAGTCCACGAACGTGACGAGCTCTCACGTCGGCTCCGGGGGAGTACCGCTCATCACTCACCTCGACCCCGACGCCCCCACGCGACAAGACCGCAAGCTTGAGCCTCAGGACGAGTATTTTGAGCGAGCCATTTGGTTGGGCTGCTTTGAACACCTTCGCCGCGGCAGCTCCCTCGCGTCGATTCGCGAATGGTGTCAGGAACGGACGGAAATGTGGAGGGCTGTGTCGATGTCCGCCATGCTCCTGCCTGCGGAGGGCCAGGAGTCCCCCGAAGGCGCGCCCCCGGCCTCCATTGCGCTGTGGCGACGCATGTGCCTGAGCCTTGCTCGAAATGGCGGCACTGATAATTACGAGCGCGCCGTGTACGGCTTGCTGTCGGGTGATGTTCAAAGCGTGGAGAAGGTGGCCCGAAGCTGGGACGATGTTTTGTTTGCCCACTACAATGCCTTGCTTCGAAGCCAGGCGGACACTTTCCTGCTGGGGCATTGCCCGCCTGAAATGGCATCCAGTTTGGCGCAGTCCTTCCCATCCTCTGAAGCCGTTCAGCtccacggcgacggtgacacCGTCGAGAGGCGGCTGATTGCCTCGCTGGAATGCCAGAGCAGCACGATGGAGGAAGCTCTTGAACCGAACAAGGCTCTTCAGGCCGCGTTGATCGCCAACGACATTGATCGTCACCTGTACGAGCAGGCACTCATCATGGCCGAGCACGCCAACAAGGACAGACCCTCGCGCCTtctccctcggccgtcgcccagcAACCTGAACATCGCCCGGAGAAAGTtcttcggcctcgaccagCACGATGGAATACGACTCGTCGCCCACATCTACGTCGTCATTGCTCTCTTGCGGCAGTTGGATGAGCTGGAGGGCGAGCAtttggcatcgtcgtccaACGCGCTCTGGCGTTCTGGCCAGGAAAACATCCTCGCAGGATACACCGATTTCCTGGCACTCGCCAAGACGGAAGAGCTAATCCCCCTGTACTGCTCCATCCTCCAACCTCCCCGGCAGTATGACGTCCTGAGCTGGAACATGATTGACGAGCAGGATCCGGAGAAGCGAATCTTGCAGTTGAAGTTGATCAACCGGGTTGGCATCGATGTCCTCAAGTTTACGGAGACGCTGGCGAAGCTCGTCTACGACGATCTCGACCACCGCGGTTcgagcgtcggcgtcacCGAGACCTTCACCATCCTCTTGGACGGATCGTCAACGGCACGGTATGGACGGGGCATCCAGGCCGACTTCctgggcgatgacgaggcaaTCATTTCCCCCAAGGATGAGCGAATGATCCGATCGTTGGAATGGCTGCTTCAGGTGCAGGCTGCCTGGCCCGAAGTCCTGCGCATGGGCGTtcaggtgtacaagtacttcttCC GCAACAAACGTCTCCTTGCGGCGCGAAAACTGATGGAGCGGGTGCAATTCGACATCATCTGGCAGAATGTCACCGACCAGCAAACGCCAGATTGGTCCTTGCATGAGACCGTCGATTTCTGGGCCCAGCAACTCAACCAAGGTGGCATCGTGGGCGTGCGTCCAGAGGAAGTCGCCCTAAACGTACGCATCTTCCGCGAACTGGAGTGCCTGGCCAAGGCGCTAGATGGATTGGAGACGGTGGGATCCTTGATGGAACTCTCTGCTGA GGCTCCGTCCGGCGATCGAAAATTCTGGACCGGAGTGGGCGATGCCGTCAAGGTCCTGAAGGAGAGGATGCAGCCTTTGCTTGGCGGCTGGCTGTTGACTGGTACTGACA ACAgtgacgaggagctcgcaGCGCTGCGACAGACGTACCTCCCAGAGACCATCTTGTCATTCATCAGCGGTTTACATTACGCAGGCACGGGCCTCTCTCGAGACAATCTGCTGGATTGCATGGAATTAGCGAGCGTCATAGCTGAGCGGAATTCGGACTTGGCCCAAACTTTTGTCAAGGCCGGCCGCATGACGGAACTGGTCGAAGCCCTGGCTGCATGCAGCAAGGCCCTGGCAGTTGCATCGACGGAGAAGAGGGCGATCAGCTCGAGCAACAAGAAACTTCGGGAAATGGGGTGGTCTCGCAACCTTTGGGCTATCCAGCAATAA